A genomic stretch from Neomonachus schauinslandi chromosome 16, ASM220157v2, whole genome shotgun sequence includes:
- the ADM5 gene encoding putative adrenomedullin-5-like protein, giving the protein MGFEDRSRPHPTMTFHILLLLLASSVLGDPDSVGRQPRHRRRLCSLGTCQTHRLPEMIYWLRSASIKEHSGKAGREPQDPHSYGRRRRREARVLLRLQDPGLKKRGQRSAQLPG; this is encoded by the exons ATGGGTTTCGAGGACCGCTCCCGGCCCCACCCCACGATGACTTTCCACATCCTCCTGTTGCTTCTCGCCTCCTCCGTCCTGGGGGACCCGGACTCCGTGGGCAG gcAGCCCCGGCACCGCAGGCGCCTCTGTTCCCTGGGCACATGCCAGACCCACCGCCTCCCAGAGATGATATACTGGCTCCGCTCCGCCTCCATCAAGGAGCACTCAGGGAAGGCCGGCCGCGAGCCCCAGGACCCCCACAGCTACGGGCGCCGCCGCCGGCGCGAGGCCAGGGTCCTGCTCCGTCTCCAGGACCCTGGCCTGAAGAAAAGAGGCCAGCGCAGTGCCCAGCTTCCTGGGTGA